A segment of the Spiroplasma helicoides genome:
ACATATTTTATACATTTAACTACTTTATTATTGATACTTTAATCTTTTTATTTGAGTTGATATTTTATAAATAGATAATTTTTAAAAGAGAAAAAAGTGATAAAGATTAATAATTAACATAAGTTATAAAAAAATGTTATTAGATAAAGTTTATCTAAACAATCTTTAGTTAACATGAAAGGAAAGATAATGTGGATCTTATTTATGCAATTTTATTAGGTGAAATTATTGTATATGAATTTTGTTTAATATTTTCAAATCCTGGATATAGATTATTAATCTATTTAAAGTTTAACTTAGTTAAAAAAACTTTTTCTAAGCAAATTAAATAATACAATATTCCAATATTGGTAAAAAAAGACCAGTGAGTTGTTTATAGACCATTTTTAACAAGCTTTATTTTATTGACTTTTATTTATTGTGGATCTTTTTATTTTGTTGATTTTAATGACTTTGACTTTTTTATAATCTATATTATTGGAAATACAATTGGATATATTGGTTTTTTAATCTTAAATTTATTATGGTTTTTTGAGTTAAAAAAAGATTATTCAAAAACTATAAATTTGTTAAACAAAATGATTTAATAGATATTCTTAATAACCATAAATTAATAACTAAATTTAATAAAGATTTAATGAAATTAAAATGATTGATTTAAGAGATTCTAACAAAAGCTTTTTTGTATTTAATAGATTTGTTAAAGTTTTTAATAAAAAATTAAAGGATACTGATGGTAATGATTTTAAAAGAGTAAAAGTATTTTTAAGTTATTTAAGATCAAGTTCATTTATTTTTGAAAGATACTCAAATTTAAATAGTACAAATAATATTAAAATAGAATATCAAAATAATAGCTATGATTTCGATAGTATTAATGATGTTTTATTTGACTTTTTGGGTATTGAAAAGTAAAGTATTTGTAAATACCTAACTTTATAGATGATATAAAAAAAACAACCTTATTATCAAATTATAAGTTAAGACAAAATAGGCAAATTCAATAAAACTAGTTAAAATACTAGATTGCTTTTAAACTAAATATTCATCTACTTTAATATAAACTTATTTATAAAATAAGTACTTTTTATAAAATTTTGCTTCAGAATAACGGAAGTTAAGTAGACCATTTGCAAATATAATAAATGGTCTTTTATATATTAAAATTATATTTTATTTGTTGTAAATTATTGTAAATATTTGAGAACTTCTTAAAATAATAATAAAAATTTTCCTTATTTTCAAATTTATTACCAAAAGTTTTATAAAATTTTTGTTTAATTCATCCATTTAGACTTTCGGTTGGTGCATTATGTTTAAAGCCTTTTTTAGACATAGAATGAACTATAAAATCATTTTCATTTACATAGTTAAAAATAAGCTCATTAGCAAAGGCAGAACCTCTATCAGATTGTATTATCTTTTGATTTGCTTTTTCAATGGCATAGTTATTTGTTTCTTTAAAAACAGATAATGCACTATTTGAATTTTCACTTTTATCAAAACTATAACTAACTATAGTTCTTTTTTCTCAATCATATGATATTAAACAATTAATTTTACTTCTGTTTTTTCCATTATTTAAAAATATCTTAAAGTTTGTTCCATCCATACCAATTATATTTGGTCGACTATAATTCATTTCCACCAAGTCTTCTCTAACATAGATATTATGTTTTTTTGATTCTGATTTCTTAACACTACGTTTCTTTCTACTTGGATTATTTAATATTCATGGATGATCTACTCTAATTTTTCTAATCATTTTTTCAGATACTTTTACGCCTTTATTTACATAAATTCACTTACTTATTAAATTTGCGCCGCTTGCTAAACTATTATTTTTTAGATTATAGTCTATTATTAGTTTTTTGGCTATTGTATATTTAGGACTATTAAAATTTGGTAAATCATTAAAATATAGACCATTTTTAAATATAATTATTGGGTTCTCTAAATTATTTTTTAGTTTAAACTTAGAAAATGTATTTTTATGAATTTTAAAATAACTAATTAATCTATTAGTCCCCATACCATGCTTAGCAATAAAATAATATATTTGACAGCATGCATAATGTTTATAAGCTTTTGTTGCCATTATCATTATCTTGTCCTTCTTGCTCATCTTCAACATGTTCAACATTATAGTTGCTGTGCAAGAAGGTATGGACTTTTCCAAAATTTCTTTACTTGCCATTGCTAATATCTTTTCTTCTTTTTCGAACTTTAATTGTTTTTCTAAAAGTCTAATTTTTTCTTTTAAAACTTTATTTTCTTTTTCTTTTGTTTTTAAATCCTTAGATACAAATTCTTTTTTTAATTTTTTACTCATTATTTCAACTTCTTTGCATGTTTTAATTCTACTATCATAATGAGTAAGTTTACTTTTTTTATCTCAAATTCTTATTAATTGAGAACCAGCCTTAATATTCATTTCTAAAGCGATTTTATCTAAATTTTCTCCTGACCAATACCTTTTTAAGGCATTCTTTTTTAAATCTTCACTATACTTTCTAGGCATATTTTCCTTTCTAATATAAAAACCAGTTGTATATACAACTGGTCTACTTAGCTTCCTTTTTTCTTTCTTAAATAAAGACATTGTCTTGCTCTCTTTTTTATTGAATATTTAGGCAAAATATAGAGTGTTAAAGCCCTTAATAATGACATAATAAGTAAATATCAATAACCAAATTTTGAGAGTAATTATGCAAACTTATATATGTTAAAATAAATGAGTATATATCTCATTAATTATAGTATTTACTAATAAGGGGGAAAAATGCTTTTTTCAGAATATTTATCCAACAGTGATATTATTGCGATTTTTTTTGGAGTTATTAGCTTTATTCAGGCAGTTTGTATTGCTTTTTTTGGAGTAATATTTAGAAAAAGCGCTAAAAAAAGGGATGAAGAATATAAAAAGGATATAAAAAATATATTAGAAAGTTTAAATCACAATTTGATTGGTATAGTCAATATTGTAGCTTCTGAATATCAAAAAACTGTACAAAATACTGCCAATACAATCGATAATACTAATGAAGAGTATTTTGAAGAAAAATATAACATATTTCAACAAAAATTAAGGGAAGTTAAAAAGAGTCAAAATAACTTCGCTAAAAATAAGTTATGAAAAAAGAGACAAAAAAATAGCTAAAAGTGATAAAATTTAAATATAAATATCAATAATTACAAAAAAACATGAAAAAAGTGGTGCGTTATGAGAAAAAAATACGATTTTTATAGTGATAATTTGGTTTCTATAGAATTGAGAAAAAAAGCAGAAAAACTGGCTGAAAATAAAGATTTTGTTGAAAAATTAGGAATAATTTTATTAAAACAGTATAAAAGCAATTTTATAAGTTTTTTAAAGGAAAAAGAAAATATTATAACAAAAATATTTTCAAGTGAAAATGATGATTATATAGGTGTATTAGTCTTATTGTTTGAGACTGCAAAACTAATAAACAAAAATGAAATAAATTGAAATAAATTATATAAAAATTTTTACACTCCAAGTAAAAAAGAAGAAAGCAAGTGTAGAAAAGTGGAAGAAGAACTAATAAAAGAATTTGGACTTATTCCTTCTAATGATAAGCCAAATATAATGGGGAATGTTTTTTCATCAGCTCAATATGTCTTAAATTTCTTATTGAACCCAAAAGTAACTAGTGAAATAATTTTTGACCATTTGGCAAAAAATTACAGTAATTATGAAGAAAATAGTCAAAAAGAAATAAGTATTGAAGAAACAATAAACTTAAAATCAATAAATATTGATAATTTACAAATGATCAATTTTTATGAAAATCAAGTAGCATAAGAGAATTTATAAAATTCTTATCATATTGGTTATTTAATAGTAAAACTAGAGTATAAGTTTTTATTTATATTAAAACTGAAAAATGAAAATCCTTAATTTTAAAATTAAGGATTTTCATTTTGTATTTTTTAAAAATTAATTTTATAGTAAAAAATATACAATTATTTATAAATTAAAAAATACGAGCATATAAATATATAAAAAAATATAAATAAGATTATTCAGGAAAAATTAAGCTGAGTAGACGATTTTCAAATACAATAAGAGATCTACTTAAATTTCGTTGTTCTGCTTTATTTAATTAAATGTATAATAAACATAAATAAAAAAGGAATTTATCTAAAGGATTTAGGGTGAAAATAATGAATTGTAAAAGTCCAGAGTTTATATTATTTATAGTTTTCCTAGTAATAAGCTTATTTTTTATTTCTAAACATTTATTAAGTTTATTAGCGGCAACCGCAAAAAAATAAATTTAAAAAAGATTTTGTTAAAGGAACAAAAGTTTAGTAATGAAGAAGAAAAAAAACAGTTTATTAAAGGTATGAAAGAATATTTTAAGGATTTATTTATAGGAGCATACAATGAAAAGTTAGTTTACAAGTTTATAAATGTAGAAATACATAGAAGCAAAAATAAAATAAAGAACTCAGCTTGAGACTTTTTTGTATTACTAACAACCTCAGTTTTAGCGAATAAATCAGAAGGTCTTATTTCAGAAGCTGTAGATAGTATATACAAAGTGTTTCAATCTTCAAAAAAACTACTACTAGATATGGATGGATATAACTTAGTATCTGATGTTATTCTTAAGATTTTGAATACAAAAATAAGACCAATTTTAACCTGAACAAGAAGTTTTCCAAAAGTTTCTCCTACTGATAGTAATAAAATAAATGATAATCAAATTAGTGTAAATGACAAAAATGAGTTTTGAAATAAAATGAAAGATTTTAGAAAAGAACTTATAGAAAAAAAAATACCTTAGGTTTTTAGCAATTTGTTCTCTATCCACAATAACAAATGATGATATAATCAAATTGATTAATTATGAAGAATTTTATAATGAGTCAAAGGAAGAAAAAGAAATTGATGAAAAAATAAATGAGTCAATAGAAAAAATAGAGATTGAAGAATAGGAGGTATTTTATATGAGAAAAGTTTTTGTATCTTATTATCATAAAGATGATCAAATTTACAAAGATGGTCTAGTAAAATGAAGTGAACAAAACAAAGTTTTTATTGATGGTTCTGTTGATACAGGAGATATAGATGAATATTTACCTGCTGAAAGAATTTATCAAATAATAAGAGATGAATATCTTAGAGATACATCTGTAACAATAGTGCTATTAGGTTTAAATACAAAAAAAAGAAAACATGTTGATAGAGAAATAGGTTCTTCTTTGAGAGACACTGGTAAAAACCCTAGAAGTGGACTTGTAATTATTTTGTTACCTGAATTTGTAAGGAGCTTTGGAACTAATATTACCCAGCAAAATTCTGGAGAAAGAATATACGATAATGTTAAAAATGGTTATGCTGTTGTTATAGAATGAGATAAATCAAGTTCACAAAACTTAAAGTCTTTGATTGATAAAGCCTATTCAAATAAAGCAATAATTAATCCAGATAACAGCGCTCCATTTAGAACAAGAAATTCTGAATAAATTAACAATTAAATGCAATTACGAAAAGTTTTTTTAAAATAGGAGGTTTTTATTGATGCAAAATAATAAAAAAAATATGAGCGATATATATGATAGTATAGTAAATTCTAATATGAGTGATTCAGAAAAAATATCTATTTTATATAAAGAAATTTTAAAATTGAGAGAAGAAAACTTGTCATTAATAAATAATATAAATAATAAAAGACCAGTTACAATCATAGGTAAATATAAAATGGATTCAAGAAAACACCTTGAACTATTAAATAATTTGAAAGACAATGATGCTGTTTTAAAAATAGAAGAAATTAAAGATAAAAGAACACCACTTATAACACTTGACATGGACTCACAAGACTATAATAAAGCTTTAGAAATTATTGTAGGTAATTTAGATTATAAAAATACTGATAATGATTAATAAAAATATAAATTTTTAAACAAATTAATTTCTTTAAAAATTAATTTAAAAAGTTTAAAGATTTATTTTTTGTTTAACTAAATTATTAATCATGAAATTTTTGTAATTTAAAGATTTTTTATAAATAAACTTATAAAATAATTATTATACATACAGAATAAAAAACTTATGTATCATTTACAAATTTTTAACTAACTAGAAATAATTTGTTTAAAATGGAATAAAACAGTAAAAGAAAAGAGGTTTTATTATTAATATATTCTTAATTGGAAATGGTTTTGATTTAGCGCTAGGTTTAAATACAAGTATTAAGGATTATGTTTCATGAATTAAAGAAAGAGATTTTAAATATGAGCTAAATTTACAACAAGCTAGTTGTTTAAAAAGTTTTTTGAATGATTATGAAAAAATATGTTCTAAACTTAAACTTGATAATAATGCCTGAAATAATTTAGAAAGTAATATATATACCATTTTTAAAGAAATATTAGCGTGTAGTTTTAAAGATTTTAAATCTTATTTTAAAATAAAATATAATAAATCAAAAGAGTTATATTTTATTAGATTAAAAAAAGGATATCTAGTTTTTTCATATTTAACATCACAATACTATATAAGTGAAACTAATTTGTTAAATAATCATTCAAAAAATGAAGGAATAAATAAGATAACAAGATTTCTAAATTTAACACAAAAAGAAGATATTATTTTATCTTTAAACTATACAAATTTTATAAAGTTATTTGAAGATAATGATTTAGTGCTGAACTCAAAACTTTTTTTATTGCACTATATAACAACGGGACTGTTTTTTTGAAATTATAATTTAAATATACTTTCTCCTAGAAAAAATACAGAAATACTAAATTACTCAATATTGGGCGATTGACAGTCTTTTGATATTTTGGTTGATTTCAACTCCTTAAGCACAGATATAGTTAGAAAAAAATATATAAATCAGATAGAATACCGAAAAAGTCCACTTAATGTTAATATAAACACTAAAAAGGCATTTCAGTTAAATATTTTAGGTAATGAGTTGGTAAAAGAAGAAAAATTAATTTTTTTAAGTAAAAATAGAAACCCTTATTTATTTATACAAAACTACCCAAAAAATGTTTTAAAAAAAATTACAGACGAACTAAAATACACAAATAAAGATTGCATAAATAAAACTTTATATATATTTGGTTACTCTTTTTCTAACTCGGACTATCAAGTAAATAAATTTATAGCTAATTTGATTAGAGATAATTATAAATTAATAATTTTATTTTTTAAAGAAGATCAAAATAACATTAATTTGATAAAGAATACTTTTAATAATATTAAAAGATTTTATAAAGACAGTCTTTTCAAAAATCTTGAATATGATTATTTTATAAAAAAAATTATATTTTTTATATAATTAAATAATTTATCAAAAATAAGTTTATATAAAAACATAGAGTATAATATAATCATGGATAATAATTTTTTAATAAAAGAAGAAAAGTTTGAAAATGAAATTCAAAATGAATTAGAACAATTGGGTTGAAAAGTCATAAATGAAATTGACTTTAAAAGAAGGGACAATCAAGAAGCAATAAATTACAATTTATTGCAAAAAAAGCTGATAGAACTTAATCAAGTTAGTGAAAAAATTGCAAACTTAGCAATAATGGAAATACGAAAGAATCTCGATTCTTTATTAGAGATGAATAAAACAGCTCATAAGCATTTGACAGAAGGAATTCAGGTTTATGATGATCAAGAAAATAGATACTTAACTGTAAAATTAATCTCAGATAAAATAGATGAAAATACATATAATTATGTTAGACAGTTTAAAGTTTCTAATGGGGCAAATAATAGGATACCTGACATAACTTTATTCATTAATGGTTTACCAATAGTTATAATGGAGTTAAAAAGTCCACTTGCATTAGAAGGAATTGAAGAAGCTTTCAATCAAAATGAATCATTAAAAATTCATAATAAGACTTTATGGATGTTTAATGTTTTAAATTTTGTAAGTAATAGATTAATTACCAAGTATGGATCTACTACAGCAAGTCTTAAACACTTTTACGGTTGAAATAAATGAGATATAGACAACAACTCTAATCCTATAAAATTTTTATTTAATAAAGAAATGATATACAAAATTATTAATGTGTATACATTTTACTCTGATGAAAATGCTGCTATTAAATATTTAGCAGGACCACATCAAATTCAGGCAGTTGAAAATACTATTATTAGGTTACAAAATACTAATGACAATAGAGGTGGTGTTGTTTGACATACTCAAGGTTCTGGAAAATCAGTAACTATGGTATTTTTATCTAAAACAATAATGAAAACATTTAAACAATCAACAATACTATTGGTAACAGACAGAAATACTTTAGATGAGCAGTTGTTTAAAAGGTTTTTAAATGCACAAAACTATCTGAGAACAACAGCTGTATCTATTAATTCAAGAAAAGATTTGATTGAAAAATTAGATGGAAAAAAACATTTTGGAATTTATTTTATGACTGTTCAGAAGTTCACAGAAGAAACAGGTGTTTTATCTGAAAGAGATGATATATTTATTTTAGTAGATGAAGCACATAGAACACAAAATAATCTAGATGGTGAAAAGAAAATATCAAAAGAGTTAAAAGAATTTATAATAAAGTTTGGTTATGCAAGATATATGAGGGATGCATTTCCTAACGCAAAAATTACCGGATTTACAGGAACTCCATTAATGAAATACGACAAAGACACTAGAGCTGTTTTTGGGGATTATACACACGTTTATTCTATGAATGATGCTGTTGCAGATGGTGCAACTGTACCAATTCATTATGAAATGAGAAAGCCAAAGATTTTATTAAATGATAAATATCTTGCTGAAATGGATAAAATTCAAAATGAGTATATAAATACTTTAGATCCAAATGATATAAATTCACAGCAAAAAATAGATACTTTATTAAAATCTGTAAATATTTCTCAGGTTTTAGATGATGAACAAGTAATTGAAGCTAAATCAATTGATATGCTAAATCATCTTAAGTCAAGAGAAGGTTTGCTAAATGGTAAAGCTATGATAGTTGCAAACAGTAGAAAAGGGGCTTTTAGATATTATTCAAGTATTTTAAAAAACTTTCCTGAATATAAAGATAAAGTAATACTTGTAATAACTGAATCAAATAAAGATACTAACCCTGAAATGATAGATGCAATTGTTAAAAAAAGAGACGTAAATCAAGTAGCTTCTGAATTTAGAAAACCAAACTCAAAATACAAGGTAGCTATTGTTGTTGATATGTGGTTAACAGGTTTTGATGTTCCTGATTTAGATGTAATGTATCTTGACAAGATATTAAAATGACATAATCTAATGCAAGCAATAGCAAGGGTAAATAGAACTTTCGAAGACCCTAAAACTAAAAAAGTTAAAGAAACCGGTTTGATAGTTGATTATATTGGAATTTGAAAATTTTTAGCTGATGCTTTAATTCAGTATGCATCAGGTTCTGGTGAATCATTAGACATAAATATAGAAGATGTCCAAAAAGCTTTAGAAAAGTTAAATGAACTATTTATGATAGTAAACGATCACTATATAAAAGATTTATTAAAATTTAATGAATTAAATTCTCAAGAAAGATATAATTTTATAATGAAATCACTTAATAGCATACTTGAGTTACCTGTAGAAGAAAAAAACAAGTTTGTAAAGTTGGCAAGAAAATCAAAAAGATTATTCAAAATAGCTTATTCTTCAATCAGTGAAAACGAATCAACTATTGCAAAATGTATCGAAATAGTAAATTCACTTTTAACCTCAACAAGCATTCAAAGAGACATAAATTTAGCTTTAACTATTGAAGCATTAAAAAAAGCTATTGAAAAAGCAATTGATACAAGAGTTACTGATGTTGAAATTCTAGAATCAAAGCTTTCTAAAGATATAAATGAAGTCGCAAAC
Coding sequences within it:
- a CDS encoding TIR domain-containing protein, whose translation is MRKVFVSYYHKDDQIYKDGLVKWSEQNKVFIDGSVDTGDIDEYLPAERIYQIIRDEYLRDTSVTIVLLGLNTKKRKHVDREIGSSLRDTGKNPRSGLVIILLPEFVRSFGTNITQQNSGERIYDNVKNGYAVVIEWDKSSSQNLKSLIDKAYSNKAIINPDNSAPFRTRNSE
- a CDS encoding type I restriction endonuclease subunit R; translated protein: MDNNFLIKEEKFENEIQNELEQLGWKVINEIDFKRRDNQEAINYNLLQKKLIELNQVSEKIANLAIMEIRKNLDSLLEMNKTAHKHLTEGIQVYDDQENRYLTVKLISDKIDENTYNYVRQFKVSNGANNRIPDITLFINGLPIVIMELKSPLALEGIEEAFNQNESLKIHNKTLWMFNVLNFVSNRLITKYGSTTASLKHFYGWNKWDIDNNSNPIKFLFNKEMIYKIINVYTFYSDENAAIKYLAGPHQIQAVENTIIRLQNTNDNRGGVVWHTQGSGKSVTMVFLSKTIMKTFKQSTILLVTDRNTLDEQLFKRFLNAQNYLRTTAVSINSRKDLIEKLDGKKHFGIYFMTVQKFTEETGVLSERDDIFILVDEAHRTQNNLDGEKKISKELKEFIIKFGYARYMRDAFPNAKITGFTGTPLMKYDKDTRAVFGDYTHVYSMNDAVADGATVPIHYEMRKPKILLNDKYLAEMDKIQNEYINTLDPNDINSQQKIDTLLKSVNISQVLDDEQVIEAKSIDMLNHLKSREGLLNGKAMIVANSRKGAFRYYSSILKNFPEYKDKVILVITESNKDTNPEMIDAIVKKRDVNQVASEFRKPNSKYKVAIVVDMWLTGFDVPDLDVMYLDKILKWHNLMQAIARVNRTFEDPKTKKVKETGLIVDYIGIWKFLADALIQYASGSGESLDINIEDVQKALEKLNELFMIVNDHYIKDLLKFNELNSQERYNFIMKSLNSILELPVEEKNKFVKLARKSKRLFKIAYSSISENESTIAKCIEIVNSLLTSTSIQRDINLALTIEALKKAIEKAIDTRVTDVEILESKLSKDINEVANILATEAESLIKTAPRVALELLKHSIEAQIQQIERIRPFFAKMASEKLKEIIEKIEKIDDIQKVIELLKELAREIMYENNKELDFQDPQLQAFFEVISNDEYLHYNKNSEVLRQIAIDLMDSVKENFTDQFSNNPKVQTKVLIELKKILKTKYGYPPEKLGGLSGILIDRIKNEIKINESYFRKDD